cccgggttagtaggATGGTGCAATTGGCCCTTCGAATCTTGAAATACAAAAGACGACCAAATGACACATTGACAATACTCGAAAAAATATGGGATATGTTTTCATAAATTACATGCCTCGTTTTATTATATGATCTCTAAGTGTCCTTTCTAAGAACTTTCAGTGTTGCACATGTACAATATCAATAGTTAATAGTAGATGAATTTAGGTAGATACCTACATTTTAACTTCAACTGTACAAAGGCTTTATAAAAGGTGGTTCGCATGATGGAAATGCTCACATATTAAACGCTTTTTAAGGAATTGCAATGTATTTGTTGAAGTCTTTTTCGAAATTttcttgtattattttttgttttctacAATTTGAGAGTGTGATAGCAGATGTAGACGTCTTCGAGTTTTTGAAATTCGACGATGGTATTCATTGAACTATTTTTACTACCTACGTATCGATCCAGCAAAGATAAACTGTATTTTGTGCCACAAGTTGCtgttgttattttgaaaacaaaCCATAGAAGTGGAGCGTAAATAACGCCACCTAAAACcgtaacgcagcggcttacgtgagcgaataactcgcgaacgcgaagcggcgcggcgcggcggcccacggcattcgcgttcgcaacgagatcgcccacgtagaccacgtaggacacttccgtTAGGCATCAAAGGATTAATTCACcagcgccgcgctgcgccgcgccgcttcgctttcgcgagttattcgctcacgtaagccgctgagtaagcgccatgaatttttaCGGCGTTTACGACTCGTGGTACAGGTTCCGAATGCGATAATTTCATTGTTTGCTATGGTTTCTCTATAGTAATAGTAACtaaatgtatgtacctattcatatatttatttatcaacgaGGAAAAATGTTATGATAAGGACGGCAGTAAATAATTTCGCGCTAGTCGTCATGAAAAAATGGTttcagtataataaataaaatatatgtatatgaagcAGTCATAGCGAGAATCAATTTTCGACGATCCTAATTAGTTAGccattctttatttatttatctattatatttagCCATTGCTAAATGGCGAGATATTGGGTTTTTATGAAATAATGCATCAAGCATTAAATTATAGTAATATTATAGTAAATTTAAGTAACTTCTTTGTTTCAGGGATTTTACCAGACCGAACAAATCGTATAGAAGACATCTACTTAAGATTTTACAACGGGTGagttcatattttttataactttatggtaacaaaaaaaacatgcattttaatACGGGGATAATACGCTTTATATTAGTACCTATACCAAATGAAAATCCAAAAAGAAATAAGGTACTTGTTTTTCCTTATATTTAGGTTGCTGTTTCAATATCATATCTGTGACGTCACTTTtcacttaatataaaaaataacaaaaaataatatctttCTGACATTTGTCAGATGCTCTTAATATGCTTGAATATACCTACATCTAAAATTTACGATAACTATGTTTTGTAAATGCTAATCGGGATCAATTGATGCCAGTTAAATAACCAAGCGTACCTATCCAAAGAATTAATCACAGTACAGTGATTACACAATTACCTTTATAAATGCAGCAATTCATTTTTGTAATCTGCTTAAGTGCTCAATGCTCAATCATTTAACCTGAATCAATGTTCACATAAAAAACAATCCTCGAAGATACCTAAGAGTATCTTTCCACACATCATAATGATCGACTTGGTTGACTGAATAGCTGTATCTGATAAATTGGCACAACAAATAGGCACAAACTACAAGGCCATTAAATTTCCCATACCCTAAcgctttatttatataatagctAATGTTGAAATGTAGTCAACTGAAAACTAATACCAATGGTGTGGTGGTATGGTTATGTTTATATACATGACTTCAAAATATTGCATACCTACATGAAATTGGTACTTACtttgaatgaaatgaaaatgaaaattattatgGACGTAATCGTTTAGCCATAAATGAGTTAAACAAGTAACTGTCAAACCGGAATTGTGATAGTACCTACTCCAAATTTCAAATGATTCGGATACCAGGAAGTGGTTAAAATTTTAGTTACAtacaagatttgaagcacaGATATATACAAAGACGGGTATATATATACTCAGTCAAGTTAGTTAAAAGtctgtaaaaaaacttttttcttattaaaaaacgTAAGTGCCGCGAAGAAGCGCCGCGAATATAGTATCATATGAAGGAATGGAACCCTCCATCATGCGTGGCTCAACAcgcgtttttttaatacgtttgtAGAATGATTCCAATGTCATTCAAATAACGGTTTGATATCAGTGCACGTTTGTGAACTAAAAAAGCATTCAAGATCATGAATTATCTATTTAAATTGTTCTAATCGAATTGggcaatttcattaaaatatatcttatagtTGTTGAGTAAACCGAACGGACGAACAGAAGGACATGGCGAAACCATAAAACTTTCGTTTTTAGCATTTTGGCTACGGATCCCTAATTAGATATAAATACTCGTAGGTACATTGTTCATCTAAAATCCTATAGATCAAGAGATACAATGAATGAAAAAAAGGgatatttttattgtacctaCTGTTTATTGCGTCGTTTCGAACATTCGAACTTGGAATTCACTACGCGAGAATGCGGACATTTTTTCTTGTTGAATTATGCTTATTCTGCTTATTGAATTATGTTGATATCTTCAGGAGCACAGAAGAGGAGTACGTGGACTTTCCACTCGGCCAAGCTTCCCGCCTGTTCGAAATAAAAGGTTTCGACAAGAGCAGTCCCACTGTGCTGTACATACATGGATTTATCGAAACGGCGCAACAGGAGAGTGTCCAGGTGACTAAAACAGAACCTACGgtccaattcgaagaatgagatacgataacgataaggtCTGGaatagataagttctcatttagatatcgtttgtatgtcgtataattgacagaagcagctcgattcgggcaaccaatgtcactttgacgttagaaatatcgttaatagatcttattgggatcacagcggaatcgaattAAACGTCcattttgacatgttgtttagttatcgatctttccaagatcttaaacgtgtcttaatcattcttcgaatcgggccgctaggcATACATAAAAAAAGATACATAATAACAGACAGGAATGTAAGAGAGGTTTATGATGTAAACATACGTAATTCTGATCGGACAAAATGAACATGTCTTTTCAGTAAACTTTAATACGTCagtctttgaaaaaaaaaaaacaataagattGATAAAGCGTAAAATTCAAcgacaatattattttttctcttattaaaaacaatgactcgttttttcttaaaacaacaatatcaaatacctatttaataaattaagataaGACAatcgttaaaaaataattgataactTGACAGCTGCTTTGGTTAGTACTAAAACTGCTTTGCATTTTCTGTATCTTTATTAATGATTGTTATTGTACTGAATTTATCTTTTTGTCGCGAGAAATTTTCATCTTACAGTGATTGAGATATGATAATATAGGTGAGGATTCACTTATAAAAAGAAATTTGAATTTACATTTAAAGTTACTTAAACTATGATCTAACTCCACTATATCTGAGGtagttaaataagtattttggtatattttttaaccacaccaactggtaaaggccctcgtGATTGTTCAacaactaatgagaaagttgcattttagaTACATGTGGAGCAAAGTTatcaaattttgagttgtttccttatgttagctagtagaaatGACTttgaaatgatgattttttttattgcgttcttttgaatttgatttagtttgatttttttgatatttcatagttagtattttcctcgcgttggtgtggtgaaaaatatagtgtttcactcggaggcaaagtttgtttaaccctcgtccTTTGAAGCCCTCGCAAccctcaagattccacttctcgaatcacttgctacgctcgtggttaaaTTTTCGGATCAttcacttgctcgggtatcaatattaacacAAGCGGTTAACAACCGCTGTGTAAGTGCCAATTCATAATAATCATAGGTAACCAGAAGTTAcgcataatttgtttttttttttgttttgtttctgtgTTTGATTCTCTTTATTAATCATTATGAATTCATTGTCCATGAACTATTTACAGTTATTCGCAGTAGGAATTTATAATCTCATAAACCTCACCTTATGGTTCACAATCACAAAGCGATACATAATCCAAACTGAAAAATACGGAAACATTATTCATAAGATTACATCAGTCGCAAGAGGTTTCTGTCTGAtttcctatttattttatttttattaggtattagGTAACACTAACACGGCAAAACAATCATGAGTTTTTAAGAgctaatttaaatttgtataaatctTTAGTTGATAAACTAGAGAACATTAAggttattaaagttattttagttacaaacattgtatttatatagtcaacataataatattaactgtAGTACCTACAGAGTACCGTTTTATCCGAGTTAAACTAGCATTAAATTAGGTAACTACGCAAAATTTGCAGTCGATAACGTAATCCCATAATATGTTGCTTAGTAATATAAAAAACGGCCTTGACTATTGTTACTAACTTACTATGTATATTATAACAATTGTTTCCTCAACCGCAGGTCATGGTGAGCGCCTACTTGGAAGCTAAACCCAGCACCAATGTCGTGCTCCTGGACTGGTCTAATATGTCACATGGCTCGTACTTGGTCAACGCTGCAAGGAACACTAAAAAGGTAACGTATGTGGGCCATGCACGCCAATTAAGTTCATATCTCTATGTATATGttcagaaaaccgcagccaaataacactagaccctactcgtagtgttgtgttcctgccggtgattaaggttgccagagctcaacgatggggggcgggtttagggtcggcaacgctcatgcaactcctctggagttgcaggcgtacataggctacggagactgcttaccatcaggcgggccgtatgcttgtttgccaccgacgtagtattaaaaaatatgtaaaatagttCTTCAGCGCAATGTTGATTTAGAAACGTCACAATAACTACAGAAACTACATAAAAATTGATCGTTAAGTAGGTATTCGTCCTTGAGATACCTATGTACTAAGAGCCGGTTTTACTTACTCGTGTAAGCGTGAATGTAGTTTACCTTCACGAAGATGAATAACGCCTACCTACAGTACCTACCCAAAATCTGTATCAAATTGTCGGCTATATGCGATTCTCTTTGGCAATGTATCAAATCACTCTCAAAAATCATCTAAATTAGATTTACAATGTCATGAGTGAGTAAGCGATCGTTCTGTTTTTacaacacatttatttatttacctacatcATTTTTACAAGAGTCTGAAATTAATTTGTCTTAGGGTCTGGACACCAATTAGCCGTTTATATTAATCATGATTCATTGCAATGTCTCATATCTTACTAAAATTAGTAGAccgaatgttaattagaattgaaaatattgaaaattaaccattacaaattgtaCAGTTTATGGTTCAGTATGGGGTGCTGGGAAAATATATGGGTAAAACTTTCGGATTGTTAAtttcggtttttattttaactgcGTAAACTGCAGAATTTTTGGGGAATGAATGTtttttcatacacattttagGTGGGCGCAGCGGCAGCTGAGCAGATCCACAATCTGCTAGAATCCGGACTGCAGCTGGAAAAGCTGCACATCATCGGGCACTCGCTCGGCAGCCACGTCGCCGGCTACACGGCGAGGGagctcaagaacaaatatcaaAAGACTGTCAAAAGGTTAGAAAACCATTTCAAACTGTACGGTAGATAACAGCCCTCGTTGGGtacaatgaaatatttatttatttatatgaggaATTCCAGCAGCGTAGATGACATATTGAAGTTGTTAAATAGCAATACTctgccaattacaggaactcacaaataTAAACTGGATATGTAATACACAGTACtcactatatttatttatttatttaatacaatgcAAGCTTACAGTACTATGACTACATCCATTCACTTATACACTAAAAAAGAGATAAATGTCAggaaaatcaaataaaaacatacgtatgcataaataaaatgataaaatgtaCAAATTCAGTCAATtcattacaatattaaatttagaatatataaaatgtcaaggaaGATAAAATACCCACTATAGCAACAAAGCGCATGCGAATGCACACCGAACTCTGAAAGTCAACGAACATAAATTAGGTTCCTAAGCAAGCTTCGAATGTCCGTTTGTGCCTGTTTTAAATTGAACATGCCTACAGAGTAGTAATGTTGAAATCATTCATAGATGAAATCTTTTGTTTTAGATTAACCGCTCTCGATCCGGCCTTCCCTGCGTTTTATCCCGACGGCGTGATGATGGAGCATGTGAGCGCCAAGGACGCCGAGTTCGTGGACGTGATCCATACGGATGCCGGCGGCTACGGCGCGCCTGTGCGCACTGGAACCGCGGATTTTTGGCCCAACGGCGGCAAAAGCATACAGCCCGGATGCCCGAGGTTCGCACCCATACCGCTCTCTGATGATAGTaagtaccatcagccgtaaaagtgcatggcgattTTATAATGAATTCATTTCacaatttctccatgcaatttcagCTCACTGACATACTGTATTATTTACTCCTTTCTTTGTTGCTGGAAAATTCCAGCGACAAAACTATCTTCAGGTATTTAGCAAACGGATAGTATGCTTCAAGCATTTATTACTATGCGATAAGCATACTGTAATCATACTGTAATTCATAATATTGACAAAGGAATGATGATTAACTCggtaggtatcataatattttcAGATTTATGCAGTCACTGGAGGTCGTGGCGATTCTACGCTGAGTCGATCCGGAACCCGGACGCATTCCCAGCATCCCCTGCAGAGTCCTACCACAAGTTCCGCGACAACCCCACGCCCGAAGTGGGAATGGTCTACATGGGCGAAAACTGCGATACCAGGTAAGCTTAATAATCTTAGCAGTAACCTTTACATCACGACCGAGTCGATAGTGACAGCAGGCAGGTAGGTAGACTGGGGctaatgaagccgatggtccttggtttgaatcccggtaagggtatttatttgtgtgatgagcacaaatactagttcttgagtcatgggtgttttctatgtactcaAGTAATTTGTATATTAGATAGATACTCTTTATtagcacacctcagtaaaagatacagcaaGCAATTGATTAATGATgaaggcagacaacaggcgctCTTATcactaaagagcgatctcttccacaacctttgggtaaacagtctatatttttaaaacagtagGTGTTACAAAAAAACGTTATGAAACCTAATGTATCGTTTTATAACTTCCTTGCCCTTGTattttaagaacccttattatgtaggtacctactagacaaaatattattaggtattacaTAATCAATTTCCTCTGGAGtcacaggcgtacataggctattgagactgcttaccatcaggcaggccgtatgcttcaATCAATAGTGCTCATAGCTGTTACATAAATGTAGACGATAAGGAGGAGATGAGGATGAGGAGGCATTCGAAGAAGTAATAAAATACactaattttattgtaactttTGTTTGATTTCAGTGCGCAGGGCTCTTACTACCTGACAACGAATTCAAAAACTCCGTTCGGGAAAGGCATGGACGGCATCCAATCAAAAAGCAAAAAACAACAAAGATAGGTCACCTCACCTAGTTAGAAGTACCTGAGAATTTAGTATAAATTGAAACGCACATTAACAGTATATTTGAATCTAAGTATTGGtagatttaagattttcattaaGTAGAAGGTAATTAAAGGGGTTTTATAAAATTGACAATTAAGATTCAAATTTGAACATAAAGAAAATGGCATTTATTTATAACGTCGAATGTATAACTACCTACTCTTGCTAAACTACCTACAAATGTCACCAATTTTGCTTCAATCACCAGCTATTCGTTTGacaagttttgtcttattttaaCTATAATCCATCTTACTCTATTGTGTTGATAAAACGCAAAGCCGTCTGTAGAGCCCATAAACATCCTGAACATGAGGTTTCCAAACCtattatacttaatttaaagtTCGTATTTCATTTGTCTTCACGAGCATAAAATGCCTATCATAAAGCAAATTACGTACAATAAACCTTGACTTTTAAGAAAACGTACAGCCTGACAATGGTCTGCTAGAGTCAATCGCTGTTTCTACGATCACTGCGGCCGCGGCCGTGTTATTGATGTAGGTCAATGTAGTACAATATACTCGTAGTTCATTTGAGCAAGCTTTGGAATGAACTTGCTATATGATCGTGTATTGTGCGTAATTTTTGGTGcacactgtatttttttaatagattcctaaatataaaataaaaattatttatatccaTTAATACTTATTGCTTTTGTGAATTAAAAATGGCCTATTATGAATATAGGTAGTCGTGAATATTCATGACAgaccttaattatttattttaacaaaatattacttaagtaacatactttttttatctCAAATATATCGTTCTACCAAATGAAAACATGCCTGAGGCCAACGCATTTATGTAAGTTTTTCAGAAATTTATAAGACAAGTATTCAAGATAGTACTGGTATTAATCTTTATAGCATCACAAGTAGGTAGTATTGAACTAAGATAAAAAATGTGACTGAGTTTTAAAATCATAACTATTTAAATTAAAGGGTTTTAGAATATGTTATACTTTCTGAGGGATTTGTCCGATACGTCAATGGGACATGTTACGTAATAAAACTGATAATTGTAATAATACGTACAGACTGCACACGAGCTCCGAGGATATCACATCGAACTCACCCTCTCTACTCTCCACGACCACGCGCTTGGTGTAAGCGTCCTCAACACGAAAATACTCAGAGCTCACTTGCAAACCATACATAAGTCTC
The nucleotide sequence above comes from Cydia pomonella isolate Wapato2018A chromosome 2, ilCydPomo1, whole genome shotgun sequence. Encoded proteins:
- the LOC133534687 gene encoding inactive pancreatic lipase-related protein 1-like isoform X3, encoding MYLLKSFSKFSCIIFCFLQFESVIADVDVFEFLKFDDGILPDRTNRIEDIYLRFYNGSTEEEYVDFPLGQASRLFEIKGFDKSSPTVLYIHGFIETAQQESVQVMVSAYLEAKPSTNVVLLDWSNMSHGSYLVNAARNTKKVGAAAAEQIHNLLESGLQLEKLHIIGHSLGSHVAGYTARELKNKYQKTVKRLTALDPAFPAFYPDGVMMEHVSAKDAEFVDVIHTDAGGYGAPVRTGTADFWPNGGKSIQPGCPRFAPIPLSDDSIIIFSDLCSHWRSWRFYAESIRNPDAFPASPAESYHKFRDNPTPEVGMVYMGENCDTSAQGSYYLTTNSKTPFGKGMDGIQSKSKKQQR
- the LOC133534687 gene encoding inactive pancreatic lipase-related protein 1-like isoform X2, yielding MLRAVTDGWKRYWWGTGILPDRTNRIEDIYLRFYNGSTEEEYVDFPLGQASRLFEIKGFDKSSPTVLYIHGFIETAQQESVQVMVSAYLEAKPSTNVVLLDWSNMSHGSYLVNAARNTKKVGAAAAEQIHNLLESGLQLEKLHIIGHSLGSHVAGYTARELKNKYQKTVKRLTALDPAFPAFYPDGVMMEHVSAKDAEFVDVIHTDAGGYGAPVRTGTADFWPNGGKSIQPGCPRFAPIPLSDDNLCSHWRSWRFYAESIRNPDAFPASPAESYHKFRDNPTPEVGMVYMGENCDTSAQGSYYLTTNSKTPFGKGMDGIQSKSKKQQR
- the LOC133534687 gene encoding inactive pancreatic lipase-related protein 1-like isoform X1 — protein: MLRAVTDGWKRYWWGTGILPDRTNRIEDIYLRFYNGSTEEEYVDFPLGQASRLFEIKGFDKSSPTVLYIHGFIETAQQESVQVMVSAYLEAKPSTNVVLLDWSNMSHGSYLVNAARNTKKVGAAAAEQIHNLLESGLQLEKLHIIGHSLGSHVAGYTARELKNKYQKTVKRLTALDPAFPAFYPDGVMMEHVSAKDAEFVDVIHTDAGGYGAPVRTGTADFWPNGGKSIQPGCPRFAPIPLSDDSIIIFSDLCSHWRSWRFYAESIRNPDAFPASPAESYHKFRDNPTPEVGMVYMGENCDTSAQGSYYLTTNSKTPFGKGMDGIQSKSKKQQR